Part of the Henckelia pumila isolate YLH828 chromosome 2, ASM3356847v2, whole genome shotgun sequence genome is shown below.
CTAATTTAGTTTTCAATTATTAGATTAAACTTTAAAATAAGAATCGTGTATTTTTGGGTTATTGGGTACCGTAGTTTAGAACAAAGACGGGAAAGGTGCGTCTGAATTTTTAACAGAGTAGCTTACCTATGCCTCTCGTTTTTGGCCTAGTGAGCTTTTAGGTTAGGAATATCCGTAATTGGAATTAGATTGTAATTTCCCTTCCCCTTTCTGGGTAATGGGATCACAGTGTTCTTCAAAGATAATATAATATGTAGAATGggtattttgaaaatatttcatttaattACTTGGTGCTGTGAACAAGTGTAAGTATTGAAATAATAGACGAGGATGCATGCGTAATTGAACTTTGGTGATGCCGTGAATTAGTTTAATGATTTTCAAATctgttgatttttttaaaaaaattgtatatatgaCACTTGATTTTTTGAAGAAGCATCAATAATTGTTTATCTCCTTATAAACCAAATTACCAAATACATATCTGCTCCATAAAATCTTATTTGTttgtttcaaatttaattttgtgCAGTGAAAATCTTGGTGTTCTAACTATGCCTGTTGAGCCTACTTACACTGATATAACCACAACAGATGGAGTTTTTCTGCTAGAAAGTCCTTTAGAAAATTTGGAGAAGTGAGTGGTGTTTCGCTAGGTGAATGTCTTTTTTAGGATGGAAAATTGCTTGCAATGGATCATTAACATTCctctgtgatttttttttccaatttgaatttgattatggTACTGTTTGTTAGGTCCGATTCAAAGATATTACAACCCTAATTCCAAAACTAGAATTGGAAAAAATTTATGCGTtataattttcatatattttattcattgaCTCTGGAATTTTTTGTTCAAATTGAAATCTTCGAGATCTTTTAGAACTTGACTCTGGAATTTTTTGTTAGATCATTGCAGAATATGTCTGGTGAGTTTTTTTTAGAGAGATGCTCTGTTTCTTGATCTTGCtggaacttttttttttttgttgggatCAGGAAATTTGGGCTGGATGGTTTCTGGATTTGGATCTGTTTTTTGTTGTCTTTTTTCATTCACATGTGTTTTGTTTTTCCATGTTTTGGATCATTGTGAAACGAGTTCATTTCTTGATGGAAAGCGAGTGGTTTTTTTGTTATGTTTCGATGGTTCAACTCATGAAACGAGATCCTAGATTTGTTAATGGTTATAGATTTAATAACGTGTTATTATCTAATTTTTccatatattaaaaatttcctCCATTCATCAACCGATGATGATAACTGGTCATCTACTGGTTTggtttataatataatatatatatatatatatatatatatatatatatattatttttttcttttgttgatAAACTGATGTTGACTCTGGAATTTTTTGGTTTATATTCTTTGTCATGCCGTAATAGTTTCAGATTATCATAACTTCTTGATTTAATTATATTCTGATGGCGTTTTTCCATTGTTTAGTTATTGTTCTTTCTCAAATTTTCCAGACCTAAAAAGGTGACCGAAGTTGGAGCAGGCTATGGGTTAGTTGGCTTAATTGCAAGGGTCACAGATCTGAAGTCTTGATATGGGATGGAAATCCTCAAGTAGTTAATTGTATCCTTTGGACTAAGGTTGACTCTTTGAGTTAATTGTTAATCTTTCGAACTATGTAAATAGCTGAAATGGGAAAAACTATTGTAGCCATGAACTTATGAAATGTATGGTCTCGTGTATAATTTATGGTTTATCGAATAGTTTTgagttttgtatttttttttacaaaaagatAATTTTATACCAATTTTCTTTGGAAAAATTTATTGTTGATGGGGTTCATGTATTTCATACCAATTTTCTTCCTTTGAACAGTATTGCTGAATGTTTTATTACGATTCATATCTTTAATTTTGCTGGAGATATAATCAAATTGTTCATCCAAGAATTTTGCCCCTTCATCAGTTAAAGATGCATCATCAATTAATATTGAAGCTTTATGGGATAACCTCGAGTGTCTTGACATCAAAAACTTTTCTGGATCATCGCTGATATTTTCAACACCTAAGGAATATTCTCCATCCTTTGCATCTCGTGTCCATCGTTTCAGTATATACTTATCAGGCAATTGAAACACTTGGTTGATACGAAAAAATGCCAACATGTGCCTACATGGAATGCCCTCGAAATCAAATTTCATACAACTACATGATATGAAATCTTTTTGTTTGTCATGTGCGAGCACCCTTGGTTTTGAGGAGGAGCAGCTTTGAAAATTCATCACATTGTAAAGCACTGAATCAACTGCTATAGAGATTTGTTGCACAtaataacaaacactctcactTATTTCAGTTTGAAACTCAACCCACTTTTTTCTCGTGTACACATTAACCATTTGAGTTTCCATTGGCCATTTTGACTTCATCTTGGGACGTTCATTTATATCAATATGATCAGCAACTAACTCATTATATCTTTGGTGTTTGAGTGCCCTATTGAAACGTATCATAAAATCCATCAGCGAGTTCTTATTAGAAACATacttttgaaaaatgaatgtGAACTTTCAGATCTCTGACTACTTGACATTCCAGCTGAAAATACATGGTTAAAATATGCTGGCACCCACTTGTGTCGTATTTCATACATCAATGACAACCAACCATTAAGCTCCAATTTAGCACACTTGATAACCTCTTTCCAGGACCTATCAAAATCATCTGGTGTTGTCGAATTTGCAATGGCATTCTTTATCATTTGATAATGGTCACGAAAAGTCACCGGGTCTAGTTTATCTGAGAATTTGTTTAGTATGTGCCACAAACAATATCGGTGCACTGTTTGAGGGAAAACTTTTGCAATAGCTTTCGTCATAGCAGGATCCTGGTCAGTAATAATTACATTTGGTGCACCTTTAGGCATGGCTTCCATAAACTTGTTAAACAACCAAACAAAAGACTCGGTTTTCTCGTCACTTAGAAAACCACAACAAAAAATAATTgtctgatgatgatgattaacTCCTACAAATGGTGCAAAGATCATCCCATATCTGTTGGTGTTATATGTTGTATCAAACACAACTACATCACCAAATACACCATATGCCCTCCTTGATACAGCATCCGCCCAAAAACACTTATTAAATCTGTTGTCTGAATCAGTCTCAAAATCATAGAAAAAATCCgaattcttctctttttcagATGCAAAGAACTCAATCAGTGATTCAGCATCAACACCCTTGTGTTCATTCCTTATTTGTTTCTCAAGGTTTCTAATATATTTTTCTGTGCAGCCTACATGCCCAGGCCCTCCATACTCTATTTCCAATAACCGCATTTGTTGACAAGTTGGCACATTAGCTTGTGAAAACTATTGAGTCAATGTTTTCTTTGCTGTCGAGACATTGCGATGTGATCGTAGTAAATGCACTTTTGAAGGACTCGAAAGTGGATGATTGTGACTTTCCATTAAGGTCTTGACGATCCAATTAGACCCGGTTTGTTCCTTGACGATTGAAATTCTTGACTTACAACCAGTTCTAACTTCACCACGAGCTCTTTCTTTTTTCGGTTGATCACTTTTTTCTTGCTCATTCCGTCGACTTTCATCTGTATGCCCTTCTTTAAAGCATGCAAACTGTTTCCACACGACTTCATTCATCTTATTTTTCTTGCTATTGCTTATTCTCGCGCTAAATCCAGCTTCTCGTGCATATTGATTATAGAAAGAAAATGCATCCTCTATAGATGTGAATTTCATCCCAATTTTTGGCTTACGATCATCAGCAACTTGAGGATCGTATAGCTTCTCATCACCGTTATTTTCTTCCATTTGCGAAACCAAAAAACTGTTGTTGAAAGAATTAAATTAATTAGCATATTTGAATATTAGATGATTTACGTACATCATATACAAAAAACTAACATCCAAGAAATTGAAAAACTGACATCATCGACATTTTTTCAGAATTACCGAAGATTACTTTGCCTTCAGATATATCAAAGTGTTCATATATGACAATGACGTTCAAATTTCAATCAGTTGGCcatgtaaaataataaatttatctataatGATATGTGATGCAATGAAGAAATGTGCTGTCTGTGTTGAATATATGGAGCAGATATGTATTTGGTAATTTGGTTTATAAGGAGATAAACAATTATTGATGCTTCTTCAAAAAATCAAGTGtcatatatacaatttttttaaaaaaatcaacagATTTGAAAATCATTAAACTAAT
Proteins encoded:
- the LOC140879150 gene encoding protein FAR1-RELATED SEQUENCE 5-like yields the protein MRLLEIEYGGPGHVGCTEKYIRNLEKQIRNEHKGVDAESLIEFFASEKEKNSDFFYDFETDSDNRFNKCFWADAVSRRAYGVFGDVVVFDTTYNTNRYGMIFAPFVGVNHHHQTIIFCCGFLSDEKTESFVWLFNKFMEAMPKGAPNVIITDQDPAMTKAIAKVFPQTVHRYCLWHILNKFSDKLDPVTFRDHYQMIKNAIANSTTPDDFDRSWKEVIKCAKLELNGWLSLMYEIRHKWVPAYFNHVFSAGMSSSQRSESSHSFFKSMFLIRTR
- the LOC140879151 gene encoding protein FAR1-RELATED SEQUENCE 5-like, producing MEENNGDEKLYDPQVADDRKPKIGMKFTSIEDAFSFYNQYAREAGFSARISNSKKNKMNEVVWKQFACFKEGHTDESRRNEQEKSDQPKKERARGEVRTGCKSRISIVKEQTGSNWIVKTLMESHNHPLSSPSKVHLLRSHRNVSTAKKTLTQ